A window of Oncorhynchus mykiss isolate Arlee unplaced genomic scaffold, USDA_OmykA_1.1 un_scaffold_265, whole genome shotgun sequence genomic DNA:
gcaataaataggccatagtagcgaagtaattacaatttagcaaatgaacactggagtgatagatgagcaaatgatgatgtgcaagtagaaattgtaaggaagtgctatttcttatgcaggtgaccagcctactgctattacattgctataactgagacaacgtattttcacagtaaaacatgttaggtcccatacaggatagctcccacacccacacacacagcacacacacattacacacactaactgccgaggacacacagataagacatacacccacacattgggaggaagagacagccttgacttgcagaaaccagcgcacacacctaatctcctttctagccgaacattgtgtgactgaggacagcgcacacacctaatctccttttttagctgaacattgtgtgacaaGGAACGGCACgacaagactcagagggatgacggacggcccaacagggccaatccaagaagactacacctcagcctgaaccaacccgaagacccgatcttctagaatcaacctactttctgttctgtatatgagacatgtgcaAACTGTTAGCGGGGCTTCTTTCTGCTGGTTCCTTATgaaccgaatgaaatgggcccgtatacgttgtaccagatatctttactcataattaaactgtcacttgtcatacaatagaccaccttgtctgaatcgatccttgaccggctcaccctcctacatatcccattatcaACAGAATCttggtagcagaggatggtttacTAACGACCCAGTCCAGAGTGGTTGATGTGGGTGTGAGGGGGCGAGTTGGTGAAAGGACGGTTCCCGTAGGACAGGTGAAAACTTTCGGGGGTGGACAACAATTCTGCTCAACTCGGGAAACTGATCTCTGGTCGACCACAAAATAAGGTAAGCAAAACCTGTTTAATATTGTCGAATAGCATATTGTCGAATAGTCATACCAAATTACGATCAGTAGTACCGAGTGTGGGTAAGAATTTTTGTGTAAATTTAACATAAATAATTGACTTGAAATTGACAGTGAAGTAAACATATGTGGTAATTAGAATATCCCGATAGTCCGGCTTGTGACCGGTCCGGCTTGTGTCCGGTCAGGGATAAGTAGTAGTAGACCTAAATAACCCGAGGGTCCGGCTTGTGTCCGGTCAGGGATAACTAACAATAAATATAGAATATTCCGATAGTCCGGCTTGTGTCCGGTCCGGCTGAGACCGGTCAGGAATAAAATAGTCAATATAGAGTTGCTACCGATAGTCCGGCTAGTGTCCGGTCCGGCTTGTGTCCGGTAAGGTGATCTATAATTGGGCATAGATTTAACCAATAGCCAGGCTTGTGACCGGTGAGGTGTCTACAAAAGGTTAATATATTGAATCTCTAATTAGGCATAGATATAACCAATAGCCAGGCTTGTGACCGGTGAGGTTAAAACCAATAGCCAGGCTTGTGACCGGTGAGGTGTCTACAAAAGATTAATGTATGTTGGACTGAAAAGTCCGCTTTGTGTTTTGGTCTGAACTGATGTGATAAATGTACAAATGTGTGACGTCGTGGAATAAGATGTTCTAATTGATCGATTTTGTTGAAGCTATGTACATGTAAGAATATTCGTGTGTCGACTATAGACTAAATGTAAACGGCGTTTCACAAGACCCTGTTATCATTACCAATATTTAAAATTACTGTGGAAAAGTATTTCCTAAATTCTAAAAAAACATTATCCAAATTGTTAAAACATTAATGTTGAAGATCATTTCCTGAATTGGGGCTCGTCTTTAATCATTAAACCATTATTGTCGAAAATTCTGGATTTATGACGGAGAAGCTCTGAGTTAAGACAGAGTATGAGTAATAGTGTCTCCTAAGAATACATCACTGGCGCGAACCAGTGGCGGGCTAAGTATATCCAgagagtgtacaaaatatttctaaaaacacgtAACTATTATTAAACTAAAATGGCGACTCCGCAACCTCCAAAATTAAAATTCAATGATTTTCTAGATCAACGTATGCAAGATAGGTCAGGAGGAAAGGAACAGTGGAAGTCAATAAAGAAGGTTTGGGAAGGGTTGAAGTTGAAGTGGACACAGGCAGGTTATTTAGTAGGGGGAACGCCAAATAGGGTCCAGCTTAGCACAATGGAAGGTGAGTTGCGTGAAGCATTACAGGAAGCTAAAGACAGGGAGATAGAACAGAACAAGTTGCATGTATTCAAGAAGGAAGGgactaaacagagagagaaagcagaagcTGAATTGAAGATAGGCACTTGGGCTATCGAGGAGACCCGTAGAGCACAACTGAACAAAAAACCGGAAATGATGGGGGTAGTGGCTGGGGCGGAGGTGGAGTCATCAATGGAGGCGACACAGGGGAGTGACGAAGTCAAATTGGCCCCTGTAGCAGCCTCCCCCACTCCTGTGGCACGTATATACCCGAAGCTACCAGAGGAGGCCACTCAACCACCACCATATTCATCGACAACCCAAGTTCCCTCAGCCCCCTCCATCCAGGCACCAGTTCTCCACATTGATGAAGGCCTGCTACGGGGACAGGTGTCAATGCATTTGactggaggctatatagagtgtGAGGAGGTACGACAACCCTCCACCCCCTGCTCTCTAGAAGGCGGATTGGTGTCCACACCCCATGGGGGTCGAAGCCTACAAGAATGTGGAGAAGGACGGGCACCTATGGGAGAAAGGAGCCGTGACTCATGTAAATCACTTAAATTTTCCCAAGAACCCTTAATGAACACCAGCCTACCGCAGCCATCAAGTCATCAAACACTCACGTCTCACTCTCTTGAGTCAAAGCCTTCCCTGCAGTTCAGAGAGCTACCAGACTCCATCAGATCCCCTGCATCTCGAAGTGTTGGGTCAGCCAGATCCCACCTGAACGAAAGAACCGGGGGAACTACTGCCTACAGAGGGGAACATGAGCATTCCTGTCCTGAAGTGGATGTCCTACGTGAATATACCTACTCACTCAACGAGCCTGAGGAAGAGGACGAAGAGGAGCCAGGGAGGGTGACAAGAGAGGACATATGGAAAGCTGCCCAACAAATTGCGGCAGAAGAAAGACATGCAACCGGAAAGGGTGGACCATTTCAACTGAATGGGTACTACTTGGGAGATGTTGTTGAACTACATGGACAGATACCACCGGAGCAGGTACTTAGGAGATCTCGACGCATACAAGACCAAAATCAACTAAGGAGGGAACAAGAACTACAAATGCCTCTGAGACTGAGTGGGACAGGACAAACCGAAGAATATGTGCCATGGAAAATGCAAGATCTCACCGCCGTAATGGAACAACTTCCGAGTCTCCACGGAGGAGCGTCAGCTTGGCTACTACAGTTACAGACCCTCACATCAGGATTCCGGCTGGCACTGGGAGACATGAAAGCGTTGTTGGCAAGAGCGACCGATCACACCACCATGAATGTATTGATAAATACCGCTGGTCTGGGGTCCAACACAGGTGCCACTCCACCAGAGAAGTATCGCGCTCAACTATGGGCAGAACTCAGAAGAGCCTACCCCACCGAGAAGAATTTTGCTGCACTATCATCTTTCACCATGCATGCAGGAGAACAGGCAGCCGAATATCTGGACAGGGCTAAGACGACATGGAGGTCAGTGCATGGGGAAACATACGATCACTCAGAAACCTCTAAGGCTATGTGGAAGGAAATGGTGGTGAATGGAACACCGGGAGCTGTAAAGACTAAACTGAGAGGCACTGTCGGGCTGTGTGTCATGCCGCTAGCCCAATTCAACTCCCATGTGCACCACCATATCACCCAGGACTGCAAGGATACAGGCGCTGCGGACACTGAGGTGAAAGCTCTACAGGTACAACTGCTGAAGATACAGCTTAAAGAGGCCCAGAAGACAGCACAGCCAAAGAAGCAGATGTTGGCTGATGACCAAACCCTTCCACAAGTGGTGGAAGCTACCGTGAAACAAATGATGGCGGGGGCAGCTCCAGTTGCCCCACCAACCCCTGTAGCCTACGTTGCTCCCCCAATCAATATCTTACCCACCTCAGGCTTATCCTGCCCAAGGCTTCACACCCAGAGGACCTACCACAACATACTACAGCCCCCAATCAAATCTGCAGTGGGGATTGAGGGCAGCTGGACGATCATCTGGACAATGTCGCAATTGTCACCAAGTCGGACATTATGCTAAGGCCTGCCCGTACCCACTGACGCCCCAACAACAGCATTTCATAATGAACAGAGGAAGAGGATATGCCCCTAGAGGAAGGGGAGCCCCTCGAATGACGGGGCCACCACCAGGGCCCGCCTATCCACAACCTGTGTACAACCACCCAGAACAACCAGCACCTCCAGTACCATTCCAGGGAATGTCTGAAGCATACCCTCCATGGGAATGAAGGTGCCCACCACCACCTGACGAGGCAGAGGTCCAACACTTTTCTGTATATACGGAACCTACTGTCACGTGTGAAGTAGGAGGAGTTACTCATCAATTTCTAGTGGACACCGGATGTACATATTCTGCGATCAGATCTCCTCAGCCTTTATCTACTGATTCCATACAGGTGGTGGGGGTGTCAGGAAGACCGGAAACACAACACAAAACTGAACCTCTCCTTTTCCAGTGGGGTCCTTCAAAGCTGAGGCACCAATTTCTATACTGTCCTAACTGTCCCATCAATCTGTTGGGAAGAGACCTACTCTGTAAAATGGGTTGTTACATCTGTCTCACCGAAAAAGGAGTTGAAGTGTCAGTCAGACCTACGCCAACGGGAAGAGTGTTAATGCTTCCCATTTTACCGACTCCCCCACTGTCTCTGACCCAGGAAATCTATTGGCTGAAATGCCTGGAACATGGACCCTCCACCCCTGGTATACAGTTCCAGTTTAATTCGTGGAGAAAGCTTATCTATACTCTACATCCTTACAAGAGCTGAGTTACACTGTACACTCAATGTAACTGAGGATGAAGATACACCATacactgatgactgggatgaaaaCATGATGCACCAAACCCCCACCATTAGGTGTGCCTCAATCGTTTGTGGACCAGAGGGGGTGGCTGCCCCTGTAATTTTACCTTCTCATCTGAAGCCCTGGTATCTGTTGGGGCCTGACTCATCACCCCATGTGACATTGGCAGTGGGGAATGGACATGAAGCAAGAAGCCTGGGTCCTATGATACGTCGAGCATCGAAGCTCCAATGGGAACCTACCTCCACACCAGGGTTGATGAAAGCTACCACTGAGGACATGTGGAGACTAACAATGATAGACACGGAAGAAACCTGTAAGCCTGAGCGTCTTGCCCTACCCAGACACCATGGTAAACCCTATTCAGATCACCCATCATCTACAGCCCTGCTGGATTCCATTGACAAATCTATCTGGAGTACCACGCCTTTCGATGTGGGCAAACTACAAGTTACACCAGTTGCTATCACCCTGTTGGATCCGACTCAACCTCCCATCTACAGACCCCAATATCGTCTCAAGCCTGAGCAGGTGGAGGGGATTCGCCCCACTATTGAGGGGTTATTGGGAGCTGACTGCATTTACCGAACTCAATCTCCATGGAACACCCCAATTCTGCCTGTTCCGAAGGCAGATGGacaaacctacaggatggtacaaGACTTCAGAGCCATCAATGAAGCCACTTTGGGGGTTGACCTACCTGTTCCTGACCCACACATTACCCTGAGCAATCTATCACCGAGACACCAATATTTCACTGTCGTGGACCTTGCTAATGCTTTCTTTAGCATTCCTCTGGATGAGGGGTCTCAGCCTCTGTTTGCATTCACTTACGAAAACCAGCAGTACACGTATTCTGTTCTTCCCCAGGGCTATCGTTGCTCCCCCGGAATATTCAATCACATCCTGAAAAAACACTTGGGAGAACTCACCCTTCCGGAAGGCGTGGTACTCATCCAATACGTTGACGATCTCCTCCTGGGAGCCCCCACTTCGGACCTGTGCTTAGAAATCACCAAAGTCCTGCTGGACTTTTTGGCTAGCAAGGGATACAAGGTCAAGAAATCAAAAGTCCAGATGTGCAGAAGGACGGTACTCTTTTTGGGTAGAGAAATCTCAGGAGAAGGAGCTGGACTCTCTACTTCACACAGAAGCTCCATTCTTCACCATCCCAGACCAACCACAGTCGCTGGTATGCTCTCGTTTTTGGGTTTGACTGGGTACAGCCGTACACACATTCCTGACTACACTGCCAGGACTGAACCACTGAGGGAAATAGTCAGACATGCAGGCTCAAGAAACCTTCATGCTCCTCTTATCTGGTCACCTGAGGCCTCTGAGGCTTTTGGCCAGTTGAAAACAGACCTGGCTGTGGCTGCAGCTCTCACTGCACCTGACTATGGCAAGACcttccatttggatgtttctgaaaAAGAAGGATTCACATCATCCGTTCTcttccagaaacaagagggggagagaagagtccTGATGTACCACTCCTCAAAATTGGATCACATTGAGACAGGACAGACCACATGCTCAAGGTATGTAGCAGCAGTTGCTAAAGCCATTGAAAAAACTGCTCACCTCGTAATGTGCCACAAAATGGAGATCCACACCCACCATGGTGTTGCAGCGTACTTGATGGCGAAGGAATTCACCTTTAGtgcagagagaaaaaacaaaATTCAGAACAAATGTACACAGTCACACATCACGTTTGTCAACACAGACAAGAATATGGCTGATGCCCTTAATGCGGAAGAAGGAATGACCCACGCCTGCGCAGAAAGAGCTGCTCAAGAACTTAAACTCAGACCAGACCTGGAAAATGAACCAATATTGATTGCAGACCTATGGCTGTACACTGACGGGTGTTGTTACAGAGGAGATGAGGGCAACATAGCAGCATACGCAGTAGTACAACAGAATGTGGATGGAGCTCACACCACCCTGGAATCAGGTATAATACCTCAGCCCGCATCAGCCCAATTGGCAGAGATAATTGGACTCACCCAAGCATTAACACTGGCCAAAGGGAAAAAGGTCAACATATACACCGACTCAGCATATGCTCATGGAGCAGTACACATCGATGGACCACAATGGGTCAGAAGAAACTTTACCACTACTGGAAACCTACCAATCAAGCACAAGACCCAGATGGAGCGTCTGATTGCTGCAGTATCACTCCCTGAGAAAGTGGCCATAATGAAATGCAAAGGCCATCAGACATTGAACTCCAGGATCAGCAGGGGAAATGATGCTGCAGACCAGGCAGCTAAGAAAGCAGGAGGATACACTCCCAGACAAATGGTTCTCCAAATCAGTCCACCTAGGACTGAATTGACTAACCAACACATCAAAGAACTACAACAAGCAGCCGGACCATATGAGCACTCAGTGTGGGGACAGAAGGGAGCGACGAAGGGTACTGATGAACTGTGGCGATGTCATGATGGCAGACTAGTGGCCCCTGCAAACCTCTGTCCTGAACTAATCAGAGAAGCACATGGACTAACACACGAAGGGAAACTGAAGACTCTACAGAGAGTATCCTATGTGTGGTGGCATCCTTACATGAAAGAAATGACAGATTTGTTCTGTGACAGTTGTGCCATCTGTGGAAGTCACAACCCAAAGAAACCCTACCAGACTCCCATGGGACACTATCCGGTGCCCAATGCCTGTTTTCAAGACATCAGCATAGATTTTACAGACATGGGAGCAGATCAGGTCAAGGGAGGAAAGAGATATTTGCTAGTAATGGTAGACAGATTCTCAAAGTGGGTAGAGGCCATTCCTACAGCAAAGGAGGATGCGAAGTCAGTCATTAAGTGGCTACAGACAGAACTCATACCTAGGTATGGGGTTCCTCGACAAAGGAGGTGACAATGGGTCCCACTTCTCAAATCAGCacctgagacaggtggaggagaggtttgGCATTACACACAAGTTTGGCTCTGTGTATAAGCCGCAATCGCAGGGCCTTGTGGAACGCTGTAATCAGACTCtgaaagctaagatagctaaagtgTGTGCAGGGACCAAATTGACCTGGGTGGAAGCCCTGCCCCTGGCACTGATGGCCATGAGGTCCTCACCAGGTGCAGGGACACATCTTTCACCCCATGAAATAATGACAGGTAGAGTAATGCCAGGGCCACCAAgagagggaggtcatatgcccccTCTTGATGTGCACCAGATAGGGATGTCTGACTATGTGAAGAAATTGACGGAATTGTCTGCAGCTCTCTCCAAACAGATACACCGTGTCGCAGAGGGGGAGCTGGCTGACGTCCCGGAACAACCAAGGGTAAAAGTTGGAGACTGGGTAAGGATCAAGGTCCACAAGAGAATGTGGGCTGatcccaggtggactggaccgtacgaagtgaaggaggttacttcacactca
This region includes:
- the LOC118948749 gene encoding uncharacterized protein LOC118948749; translation: MIDTEETCKPERLALPRHHGKPYSDHPSSTALLDSIDKSIWSTTPFDVGKLQVTPVAITLLDPTQPPIYRPQYRLKPEQVEGIRPTIEGLLGADCIYRTQSPWNTPILPVPKADGQTYRMVQDFRAINEATLGVDLPVPDPHITLSNLSPRHQYFTVVDLANAFFSIPLDEGSQPLFAFTYENQQYTYSVLPQGYRCSPGIFNHILKKHLGELTLPEGVVLIQYVDDLLLGAPTSDLCLEITKVLLDFLASKGYKVKKSKVQMCRRTVLFLGREISGEGAGLSTSHRSSILHHPRPTTVAGMLSFLGLTGYSRTHIPDYTARTEPLREIVRHAGSRNLHAPLIWSPEASEAFGQLKTDLAVAAALTAPDYGKTFHLDVSEKEGFTSSVLFQKQEGERRVLMYHSSKLDHIETGQTTCSRYVAAVAKAIEKTAHLVMCHKMEIHTHHGVAAYLMAKEFTFSAERKNKIQNKCTQSHITFVNTDKNMADALNAEEGMTHACAERAAQELKLRPDLENEPILIADLWLYTDGCCYRGDEGNIAAYAVVQQNVDGAHTTLESGIIPQPASAQLAEIIGLTQALTLAKGKKVNIYTDSAYAHGAVHIDGPQWVRRNFTTTGNLPIKHKTQMERLIAAVSLPEKVAIMKCKGHQTLNSRISRGNDAADQAAKKAGGYTPRQMVLQISPPRTELTNQHIKELQQAAGPYEHSVWGQKGATKGTDELWRCHDGRLVAPANLCPELIREAHGLTHEGKLKTLQRVSYVWWHPYMKEMTDLFCDSCAICGSHNPKKPYQTPMGHYPVPNACFQDISIDFTDMGADQHLRQVEERFGITHKFGSVYKPQSQGLVERCNQTLKAKIAKVCAGTKLTWVEALPLALMAMRSSPGAGTHLSPHEIMTGRVMPGPPREGGHMPPLDVHQIGMSDYVKKLTELSAALSKQIHRVAEGELADVPEQPRVKVGDWLSPEQMSGGVYPIGVTELVAQFEKDAFPSKKKRMAGSDGGDPTYIDAIGVPRGVPDEYKLANQMFPLLANDLPEFEDEVESAY